The sequence tcaatatatttgttgTTCCTGTTAACTTGACTAGTGGCCCTCCGTCTTGACCTCCTATCTTGTGATCGTAGATAAGATTCTCCTGCGTCAGAACTGAAATAATCCGTACCAGACGATTGTAAAGAAGTTATATCAGATAGCTTAGGGACCTCTAATTCAACATCCATAGATTTATCGTTAATTTTGGAAAACATATTTACTGTTTTGCTCTCTAAATATATCTCATTTTGAAAGACGTtgacattattattgttgatGTTTAGCAATTTTCCATCCTCAACTTCCAGCGAATATGTTTCTAGTGTTAAATTCTCTTCCTTTACATAAACTTCTTCGTTATTGCTTGTTGTACATTTTATATAGTACTCGTCTTTTCGTACTATTTCAGAACCAAGTTCggtaataaattttatatttttattcaacTCAGCTTCTTCCACTGACTGTGAGTCGCTGATATTATGTCGAGACTCGTTATCGGATGAGTTGGGTACATTTTCTTCGCCATGAGGATCCCAGTAGGACCCCGAATGCATAAAGTTAAATCTATAGGGACTATTGAATAGTTCAGCCCAAAATCCAGGTCCTGGTTCAATGAATTCTTGTTCAATTACAACATCAATATGTGCCCCATTTGGGTTCTCTATATATTCCGTCACCTTTAAAAATTCGCCCATTGCATTTGTTGAATTACAACGATGTCCCTTATAGtataatgaaatatctCTATGATACAACCGTAATGCATTTGAATAAGCTTCGCAAATATAATCTTTTATATCATCAACAGTCGTGTCATCTGTGATTTGCATGGTATATGCCAGTAACTGGACGTCAGTGTTGAAATGAATCGtataatattcatttttattatatctgTTCTTTCCATGTATCATTTTGTATTCCATAACAAAGTACGCATTTTTTGAAGGTGAATAATCAAATTCTAGCAATTCCCCCAACGttaaatcattatataaatctTTTTGTTGCGATTCgtttaaataaattgtgTTCTTCTTGCCATTGATCCTTAATTCTGTTAAGTCGGATTCAATATGTTTAGATTTTATTCCACAATCGGTTTTCCCCTTCTGGACAGTTTCATACTTTCGTATATCCGCAATTATTCTTGACtttaaaatgtttaaaGTAGTTTTAAGTGGAATATCATCTTCAATGATTtctaaaaatgatgaagCTTTGGAATCAAGATTCACCACAAGTTTAATTctcaaattattaaattcagAGTAGAGATTATAATTTAAGTTCTGtagatatttaa comes from Tetrapisispora phaffii CBS 4417 chromosome 4, complete genome and encodes:
- the TPHA0D02650 gene encoding uncharacterized protein (similar to Saccharomyces cerevisiae USA1 (YML029W); ancestral locus Anc_5.570); the encoded protein is MEANVCSPIQIFVTSSDKDLVPTSFVVTSHPASSALRLLQYIHFKIYEQLQASTTEFLVIDSNSDNVENDISRLGHVSEYRLVYKQQTLRLSTSLKDLSRNHIQTFLKIQIEKSDKKIKYLQNLNYNLYSEFNNLRIKLVVNLDSKASSFLEIIEDDIPLKTTLNILKSRIIADIRKYETVQKGKTDCGIKSKHIESDLTELRINGKKNTIYLNESQQKDLYNDLTLGELLEFDYSPSKNAYFVMEYKMIHGKNRYNKNEYYTIHFNTDVQLLAYTMQITDDTTVDDIKDYICEAYSNALRLYHRDISLYYKGHRCNSTNAMGEFLKVTEYIENPNGAHIDVVIEQEFIEPGPGFWAELFNSPYRFNFMHSGSYWDPHGEENVPNSSDNESRHNISDSQSVEEAELNKNIKFITELGSEIVRKDEYYIKCTTSNNEEVYVKEENLTLETYSLEVEDGKLLNINNNNVNVFQNEIYLESKTVNMFSKINDKSMDVELEVPKLSDITSLQSSGTDYFSSDAGESYLRSQDRRSRRRATSQVNRNNKYIDNVGIFLSILRSKYIKVYPILIICLKTSSLIFFNILFPIYIIYQTEVYFSRILSISISLFLIFKMFISGQEIIKLWRKHLIKSKILNDTTFNMIIRYIREGKLSSEFYINNKDNFNVIDILLTPSLKSKRHHALLKIKQELGEDNLNLNNIDDLKNLKVVFNSISVNKEWKKLLDSLYISWIINYRKQIEENGPEDINDFIILLYQEINGIQLPI